Proteins from a genomic interval of Chloroflexota bacterium:
- the rpmJ gene encoding 50S ribosomal protein L36 translates to MQVQPSIKKRCEQCKIIKRKGVVRIICINKRHKQRQG, encoded by the coding sequence ATGCAGGTCCAACCATCCATAAAAAAGCGGTGTGAGCAGTGCAAGATCATCAAGCGCAAGGGTGTCGTACGGATTATTTGCATCAACAAGCGGCACAAGCAGCGTCAGGGCTAG
- the infA gene encoding translation initiation factor IF-1: protein MPKKESIEVEGTVEEALPNAVFRVKLANEHEVLAHASGRIRMHYIRILPGDRVLVELSPYDLSRGRVTYRFR, encoded by the coding sequence ATGCCGAAGAAAGAGTCTATTGAAGTTGAAGGTACGGTTGAGGAGGCGCTCCCCAACGCGGTGTTCCGCGTGAAGTTGGCAAACGAACACGAAGTGCTTGCCCATGCCTCCGGCAGGATACGGATGCACTACATCCGTATCCTGCCGGGAGACCGTGTGCTGGTGGAGCTCTCACCGTACGACCTGAGCCGAGGTCGTGTAACCTACCGATTCCGGTAG